From Toxorhynchites rutilus septentrionalis strain SRP chromosome 2, ASM2978413v1, whole genome shotgun sequence, a single genomic window includes:
- the LOC129766232 gene encoding zinc finger BED domain-containing protein 4-like — protein MADSDIDNDGFLQMQIAKIDSMCPTTEPVKQLKAMFLVQHERKFKNIESVDTFAIATLLDPRFKTVYLSPSAHAEALQYVSDIVETENIKPSTVPQAISTPLVFEHGSSNLWEYHNEMVRESLDNQESNPSGDITGELRNFLHQKIVTLDSNPLTIWDSIKSEYPTLYPIARKYLSRMVTSVPAERLFSRTGATAMNRFRLNARRMARLAFMGSLSAEFWANTSS, from the exons AAAATTGATTCAATGTGCCCCACCACAGAACCAGTAAAACAATTGAAGGCGATGTTTCTGGTGCAACATgaacgaaaattcaaaaatattgaatcGGTAGATACATTTGCCATAGCTACTTTACTAGACCCTCGTTTTAAGACGGTCTATTTAAGCCCATCAGCACACGCTGAGGCATTGCAATATGTTTCCGATATAGTTGAGACTGAAAACATAAAACCATCAACGGTTCCACAGGCAATTTCAACGCCATTAGTCTTTGAACATGGATCTAGTAATTTGTGGGAGTACCATAATGAAATG GTACGCGAATCGTTGGATAATCAAGAATCTAATCCCTCTGGAGATATTACCGGAGAACTTCGGAATTTCCTACATCAGAAGATTGTAACACTAGATTCAAATCCTTTGACTATATGGGATTCGATCAAAAGCGAGTATCCTACATTATATCCGATAGCTCGAAAATATCTCAGTCGAATGGTGACATCAGTTCCAGCCGAAAGGTTATTTTCGAGAACTGGTGCTACAGCCATGAATCGGTTTCGACTGAATGCGAGACGTATGGCACGCttggcttttatgggatcgTTATCTGCTGAGTTCTGGGCCAATACCAGCAGTTAA